Proteins encoded within one genomic window of Flavobacterium sp. NG2:
- a CDS encoding SAM-dependent chlorinase/fluorinase: MSIITLTTDYGLKDHFVGALKGKILSEYPEATIIDISHDIDPFNTVEASYVINAAYSSFPKGTVHLIGVDLELNKENQHIAMQWNDHYFIAADNGILSMLSQKIVPQKIVSINVHDRFPNDATDLDVFVKVACHIARGGLLNVIGKEINSIKEVTELKATVSEDNNSLRGHIVYIDHFGNVVSNITKKQFIEVAKGRPYEIVMKTKNIKTILPRYSSIAISEKYPIKYYEGEKLAIFNEAGFLEIAIFRSNPSTVGSANSLLGLNYRDAVTIQFKN; the protein is encoded by the coding sequence ATGTCAATAATTACCCTTACTACCGATTACGGCTTGAAAGATCACTTTGTAGGTGCATTGAAAGGGAAGATACTATCTGAATACCCTGAAGCCACTATTATTGACATCTCACACGACATCGACCCATTCAACACTGTAGAAGCCAGTTACGTAATCAACGCAGCTTATTCTAGTTTCCCAAAAGGAACAGTACACCTCATTGGCGTCGATTTAGAATTAAATAAAGAAAACCAACATATTGCCATGCAATGGAACGACCATTATTTCATAGCTGCAGACAATGGCATTTTAAGCATGCTTTCGCAAAAGATAGTTCCGCAAAAAATTGTCTCCATTAATGTTCACGATCGCTTTCCTAACGATGCTACCGACTTGGATGTTTTTGTTAAAGTAGCTTGTCATATTGCCAGAGGAGGATTACTCAATGTTATCGGAAAAGAAATCAACTCTATCAAAGAAGTTACAGAACTAAAAGCTACGGTTTCCGAAGACAACAACTCATTAAGAGGACATATAGTCTATATTGACCATTTTGGGAATGTTGTGAGTAATATTACGAAAAAACAATTCATCGAAGTCGCCAAAGGTCGTCCTTACGAGATTGTAATGAAAACCAAAAATATTAAAACCATTTTACCCCGCTATTCTTCGATTGCCATTTCTGAAAAATACCCAATCAAATATTACGAAGGGGAAAAATTAGCCATTTTTAACGAAGCTGGTTTTCTTGAAATTGCTATTTTCAGAAGCAACCCTTCCACTGTAGGCTCAGCCAATAGTTTGTTAGGGCTAAATTACCGAGATGCTGTTACCATTCAATTTAAAAATTAA
- a CDS encoding PhoH family protein, whose translation MNERIIELIDIAPKEFWGAQDTHLEIIKKYYPKLKIVARGTTLKAFGEKEILDEFEKRFQRLMLHFSRYNNIDDNVIERVINGDGEEDKKTTINDKILVHGVGGKMIKPMTPNQQLLVDTINKNDMVFAVGPAGTGKTYTGVAMAVKALKEKQVKRIILTRPAVEAGENLGFLPGDMKEKLDPYMQPLYDALRDMIPNEKLEDYISKGIIQIAPLAFMRGRTLDSAFVILDEAQNTTHSQMKMFLTRMGKSAKFMITGDPGQVDLPRRTISGLKEALLVLKDIEGIGIIYLDDKDIVRHKLVKKVIDAYKYTENTD comes from the coding sequence TTGAACGAAAGAATAATCGAGCTCATAGACATCGCACCAAAAGAGTTTTGGGGCGCTCAAGACACTCATCTTGAAATTATTAAAAAGTACTACCCGAAACTAAAAATTGTGGCGAGAGGCACAACGTTGAAGGCCTTTGGAGAAAAAGAAATCTTAGATGAATTTGAAAAACGATTTCAACGCCTGATGTTGCATTTTTCAAGGTATAACAATATTGACGACAATGTAATTGAGCGTGTTATTAATGGAGATGGAGAGGAAGATAAAAAAACAACCATTAATGATAAAATTTTAGTGCATGGAGTAGGGGGGAAAATGATTAAACCAATGACTCCTAATCAGCAACTATTAGTTGATACCATTAATAAAAATGACATGGTGTTTGCGGTAGGTCCAGCGGGAACAGGGAAAACCTATACTGGTGTGGCTATGGCAGTAAAAGCACTCAAAGAAAAGCAAGTAAAACGAATCATTTTAACCCGTCCAGCAGTCGAAGCAGGAGAGAATCTAGGATTTTTGCCTGGCGATATGAAGGAGAAGCTTGATCCGTATATGCAGCCGCTTTATGATGCTTTGAGAGATATGATTCCTAATGAAAAATTAGAAGATTATATTTCGAAAGGAATTATTCAAATTGCGCCATTGGCATTTATGCGGGGGCGTACCTTAGATAGTGCTTTTGTCATTTTGGATGAGGCTCAAAATACAACGCATTCTCAAATGAAAATGTTTTTGACACGTATGGGTAAAAGTGCTAAATTCATGATTACTGGAGATCCGGGACAAGTCGATTTGCCAAGAAGAACTATTTCTGGACTCAAAGAAGCATTATTGGTCTTGAAAGATATTGAAGGTATTGGAATCATTTATCTTGATGACAAGGATATTGTTAGGCATAAATTAGTTAAAAAAGTAATTGATGCATACAAATACACAGAAAACACAGATTAA
- a CDS encoding SDR family NAD(P)-dependent oxidoreductase: MKTVLITGACGGIGKATALYFAKNGWNVIATMLCLESGKELSNIKGIACYELDVTSTESVVNCKKQILTEYQTVDLVINNAGVGYRSFVELAEDSQIDAIVDVNWLGVVKVCRAFIPVFRKQNKGLFINITSIAGLVNLPLGSFYHSTKHAVESFSECMAYELRDFNISVATVQFGNTPSNFQKNVVKSEESSISSYNELMEKIDAVLAKKTKKNTDLKQSIVEQLFEIAQNPPQDFKRYTIGFDANFLNIIRKRLGYRLFARLIRKSVF, from the coding sequence TTGAAAACGGTACTGATAACAGGAGCATGTGGAGGAATAGGAAAGGCAACAGCTTTGTATTTTGCAAAAAATGGCTGGAATGTGATTGCTACTATGCTATGTCTAGAAAGTGGAAAAGAATTATCAAATATAAAAGGGATTGCGTGTTATGAGCTAGATGTAACTTCGACAGAGAGTGTTGTTAATTGTAAAAAACAAATTTTAACCGAGTATCAAACAGTCGACTTGGTGATTAATAATGCGGGTGTAGGTTATAGAAGTTTTGTTGAGTTAGCCGAAGATTCTCAAATTGATGCTATTGTTGATGTAAACTGGTTGGGTGTTGTTAAGGTTTGTCGTGCTTTTATACCTGTTTTTAGAAAACAAAATAAAGGACTGTTTATCAATATTACGTCGATTGCTGGATTGGTTAATTTGCCTTTGGGGAGTTTTTATCACTCTACAAAACATGCTGTAGAGAGTTTCTCAGAATGCATGGCGTATGAGTTACGAGATTTTAATATCAGTGTGGCAACGGTACAGTTTGGGAATACACCTTCTAATTTTCAAAAAAATGTAGTCAAATCCGAAGAATCGTCTATTTCCTCCTACAATGAGTTGATGGAGAAAATTGATGCTGTTTTGGCTAAGAAAACCAAGAAAAATACCGATTTAAAGCAGTCAATTGTGGAGCAGCTGTTTGAAATAGCTCAAAATCCACCTCAGGATTTTAAAAGATATACCATTGGTTTTGATGCGAATTTTTTAAATATTATTCGAAAACGACTCGGTTACCGATTATTTGCGCGATTGATTCGGAAATCAGTGTTCTAA
- a CDS encoding carbohydrate porin: MIYKKLKQERGNSPNEKKEKALEKSRKQLKCLLLLFLVVSNLSKLEAQVLFKDDKSTFGTSGYIRSGIGKSEGGETQAHFQMPGALNKYSLGNQADTYGELEFDYMYFLNAEKDKTIDMVWMSTFYEAFGSIKQMEFDKAAQLYVRGKNLLGKGEVIWMGKRYYDRKAIHLLDKQWINPAQNGWGMGVEKLIQKNTNEDLKIGVWTFDDKNVVSFKNGEISRLNNYTLDARWVNKPITPTTNLNLAVNYSYRVKNDVLDYDEKQGFGAFAWLDYEKKSITNTTAILFRQGATISKNHWTGVAERENPDNTATVLNNLNTAYTLEISNNFLYDDLDRFAVNGVLMAIIRDYGTDPYVYNAMSPSQRDYIPGRGNMTYWLTSGARGMYYLNDNFKLSLEFTHEYIKNEQLAVSGNLDKISFTPEISLKKGFYSRPVLRPLITYAFWSNDLKGKIGTTPTGAPFANKTSGFTYGLQFEIWW; encoded by the coding sequence ATGATTTACAAAAAATTAAAACAGGAGAGAGGGAATTCTCCTAATGAAAAAAAAGAGAAAGCTCTTGAGAAATCAAGGAAGCAATTGAAATGTTTGTTGCTCCTATTTTTAGTAGTATCCAATTTGAGTAAGCTAGAAGCTCAGGTTTTATTTAAAGATGATAAAAGTACTTTTGGTACTTCTGGTTATATCAGGTCGGGTATTGGGAAAAGTGAAGGTGGAGAAACGCAAGCACATTTTCAAATGCCAGGAGCATTAAATAAATACAGCTTAGGGAATCAAGCCGATACCTACGGGGAATTAGAGTTTGATTATATGTATTTTTTGAATGCTGAAAAAGACAAAACTATTGATATGGTGTGGATGTCTACTTTTTATGAAGCCTTTGGAAGTATAAAACAAATGGAATTTGATAAAGCGGCACAATTATATGTTCGTGGAAAAAATCTATTAGGCAAGGGTGAAGTTATATGGATGGGTAAAAGGTATTATGACCGAAAAGCGATTCATTTGCTAGACAAACAATGGATTAATCCAGCTCAAAATGGTTGGGGAATGGGAGTAGAAAAATTGATTCAAAAAAATACAAACGAAGATCTGAAAATTGGAGTGTGGACGTTTGATGATAAAAATGTAGTTTCTTTTAAAAATGGAGAAATATCTCGGTTAAATAATTACACTTTGGATGCCCGATGGGTAAATAAACCAATTACACCAACGACTAATTTAAATTTGGCAGTAAACTATTCGTACCGTGTCAAAAACGATGTTCTTGATTATGATGAAAAGCAAGGTTTTGGTGCTTTTGCATGGTTGGATTATGAAAAAAAGAGCATTACAAATACCACAGCTATTCTTTTTAGACAAGGAGCTACAATTTCTAAAAATCATTGGACAGGAGTAGCGGAAAGAGAAAACCCCGATAATACGGCTACGGTTTTAAATAATTTGAATACAGCCTATACATTGGAAATTAGTAATAATTTTTTGTACGATGATCTTGATCGATTTGCTGTTAACGGAGTCTTAATGGCTATCATCCGTGATTATGGTACAGATCCATATGTATATAATGCCATGAGTCCAAGTCAGAGAGATTATATTCCAGGTCGAGGAAATATGACATATTGGTTAACATCAGGAGCGAGAGGAATGTATTATTTGAATGATAATTTCAAACTAAGCCTAGAGTTTACTCATGAATACATCAAAAACGAACAGTTGGCAGTGAGTGGGAATTTAGATAAAATATCTTTTACACCTGAAATTTCATTAAAAAAAGGATTCTATTCACGTCCGGTTTTGCGTCCCTTGATTACATACGCTTTTTGGAGCAATGATTTAAAAGGGAAAATAGGAACAACTCCTACTGGTGCTCCTTTTGCAAACAAAACTTCTGGTTTTACTTACGGACTTCAATTTGAAATCTGGTGGTAA
- a CDS encoding glycoside hydrolase family 97 protein: MKNIFSLSVFFWMIILNATAMQGGIKKITVKSPDGKTQTEVSIGKNISYTITQDGVQVLAPSQLAMTLSDGITWGLDSEILKSTTKSVNAIIDAPFYKTKKVKDHYNQLSILFKGNWSLEFRVYDDGVAYRFTTTKKGKYNVVSELAEYKFTNDANATVPYVYSAGDTEHQLSQSFENTYTRLKISELDKERLMFLPLSVEAPKGKRITITESDLRNYPGMYFKTNEVKNTMTAFFAPLRNDIEEHSGYNNLQVIVKSRHDYIATVENERSFPWRAAIVTRNDVDLANTTMTYKLAAENEIGNTDWIKPGKVAWDWWNNWNLDGVDFKAGINNQTYKYYIDFASKNGIEYVILDEGWSVNKVYDLMQVVPEIDLEELIAYAKERNVGIILWAGYYAFDKDMEKVCKHYSEMGVKGFKVDFMNGDDQELVYFNERAAKMCAKYKLLTDLHGTYKPAGLQRTYPNILNFEGVHGLEQMKWQPQTCDQVTYDVTLPYIRMISGPVDYTQGAMNNAVKALNTITNVVETQYYPNFSKPMSQGTRCHQLAEYVIFLSPLNMLCDAPTNYEKNPVSTEFIASIPTTWDESKTIDGKMGEYIVTARRKGDTWYIGGLNNWDAREITIDIKAITGKTGTATIFKDGLNSDMNGVDFTKKTEEVNGELTIRMAPGGGFVVKL; this comes from the coding sequence ATGAAAAATATATTTTCGTTAAGCGTCTTTTTTTGGATGATTATTTTAAATGCAACAGCTATGCAAGGAGGAATAAAAAAAATAACCGTTAAATCCCCTGATGGGAAAACACAGACAGAAGTTTCTATTGGGAAGAATATTTCCTATACTATTACACAAGATGGTGTACAAGTTTTGGCGCCTTCTCAACTTGCAATGACTTTATCTGATGGAATTACTTGGGGACTTGACTCTGAAATTTTAAAAAGTACAACTAAAAGTGTAAACGCTATTATTGATGCTCCTTTTTATAAAACAAAAAAAGTAAAAGATCATTACAATCAACTTTCTATCCTTTTTAAAGGAAATTGGAGTTTAGAATTTAGAGTGTATGATGATGGAGTAGCCTATCGATTTACTACTACTAAAAAAGGAAAATACAATGTAGTGAGCGAATTAGCTGAGTATAAGTTTACCAATGATGCCAATGCAACGGTTCCTTATGTGTATTCGGCGGGAGATACGGAACACCAACTTTCTCAATCTTTTGAAAATACCTATACACGTTTGAAAATTTCAGAATTAGACAAAGAACGCTTGATGTTTTTGCCTTTGAGTGTTGAGGCTCCAAAAGGAAAACGAATCACGATTACGGAAAGCGATTTGCGAAATTATCCTGGTATGTATTTTAAAACGAATGAGGTAAAAAATACAATGACTGCGTTTTTTGCGCCATTGCGTAATGATATTGAAGAGCATTCAGGGTACAACAACCTACAGGTAATTGTAAAAAGTCGTCATGATTATATTGCTACAGTTGAAAACGAGCGTAGTTTTCCTTGGCGAGCTGCAATTGTTACTCGTAATGACGTGGATTTGGCTAATACTACAATGACTTACAAGTTAGCTGCTGAAAATGAAATTGGAAATACAGATTGGATTAAACCAGGAAAAGTAGCTTGGGATTGGTGGAATAACTGGAATCTTGATGGTGTTGATTTTAAAGCTGGAATCAACAATCAAACCTATAAATATTATATTGATTTTGCTTCTAAAAACGGAATTGAATATGTGATTCTAGATGAAGGTTGGTCTGTAAACAAAGTGTATGATTTAATGCAAGTGGTGCCTGAAATTGACCTAGAGGAATTAATAGCTTATGCAAAAGAACGCAATGTAGGAATCATACTTTGGGCTGGATATTATGCTTTTGATAAAGACATGGAAAAAGTGTGTAAGCATTACAGCGAAATGGGAGTGAAAGGATTCAAAGTTGACTTCATGAATGGAGATGATCAAGAATTGGTTTATTTTAATGAGCGTGCTGCTAAAATGTGTGCCAAATATAAATTGCTAACAGATCTGCATGGTACTTATAAGCCGGCAGGTTTGCAACGTACCTATCCTAATATTTTGAATTTTGAAGGAGTGCATGGATTAGAGCAAATGAAATGGCAGCCACAAACTTGTGATCAAGTAACTTATGATGTAACCTTGCCTTATATCCGTATGATTTCAGGTCCTGTGGATTATACGCAAGGTGCGATGAATAATGCTGTAAAAGCATTGAATACAATTACCAATGTGGTGGAAACACAATATTATCCTAATTTCTCAAAACCAATGAGTCAAGGAACACGTTGTCATCAATTAGCGGAGTATGTGATTTTCTTGTCTCCGTTAAATATGCTTTGTGATGCGCCTACTAACTATGAAAAGAACCCTGTGAGTACCGAGTTTATCGCTTCGATTCCTACTACTTGGGACGAATCCAAAACAATTGATGGAAAAATGGGAGAGTATATTGTAACAGCTCGTAGAAAAGGAGATACTTGGTATATTGGAGGTTTAAACAATTGGGACGCTCGTGAAATTACGATTGACATAAAAGCAATAACTGGAAAAACGGGTACGGCAACAATATTCAAAGATGGTTTAAATT